GGATAATTTACAATTCGGTGCGCTGATCAGTTTGTTTACGCTAATCCCCATCCTTAATCTGGCCATCATGCCGGTGGCCGTCTGCGGCGCAACGGCGATGTGGGTGGACCGCTACCGCGCCACGCTGGGACTGCATCGCTAAAATCAGGGCTGGCTCACCTGCCGCTGCGCAAGGATGTGAACCCGTCCTGCGCAGCGGCGGTTTTGTCTATATGCCGTTTCGACAGGGCTTATTTCGGCAGAACATATATATATACGATTTCTTCACTTCCTTGATAAATTGAACACGGTATGCTCTAAACCGTTCCCAATATTTCATACAGTTAAGGACAGGCTATGAGTAAGATCTATGAAGACAACTCGTTAACAATCGGTCATACGCCGCTGGTTCGACTGAACCGCATCGGTAATGGACGCATTCTGGCGAAAGTTGAGTCACGCAACCCAAGCTTCAGCGTCAAATGCCGTATCGGTGCCAATATGATTTGGGACGCAGAAAAACGTGGCATTCTTAAACCCGGCATTGAACTGGTTGAACCTACCAGCGGCAATACCGGTATTGCTCTGGCCTATGTCGCCGCGGCGCGCGGTTACAAGCTGACGCTGACCATGCCGGAAACCATGAGCGTGGAGCGCCGCAAGCTGCTGAAGGCTCTGGGTGCTAACCTTGTGCTGACCGAAGGCGCGAAAGGCATGAAAGGGGCTATTGCTAAAGCCGAAGAGATTGTCGCCAGCAACCCGGACAAGTTCGTGCTGCTGCAGCAGTTCAGCAACCCGGCCAACCCGGAAATTCACGAAAAAACCACCGGCCCGGAAATCTGGGAAGATACCGATGGTGAAGTCGATGTGTTTATCGCGGGCGTGGGTACCGGCGGTACGCTGACCGGCGTCAGCCGCTACATCAAAAACACCAAAGGCAAGAAAGAGCTGATTACCGTTGCGGTTGAGCCAACCGACTCCCCGGTAATCGCTCAGGCGCTGGCCGGTGATGAAATCAAACCCGGCCCGCACAAGATTCAGGGTATCGGTGCAGGTTTCATTCCGGGCAACCTCGATCTGAACCTGGTTGACCGCGTTGTTGCCATCTCCAATGAAGAAGCGATTTCTACCGCACGTCGCCTGATGGAAGACGAAGGTATTCTGGCCGGAATCTCCTCCGGTGCTGCGGTGGCCGCGGCGCTGAAACTGCAGGAAGATGAAGCCTTCGCCAATAAAAACATTGTGGTGATCCTGCCGTCTTCCGGCGAGCGTTATCTCTCCACCGCGCTGTTCGCCGATCTGTTCACTGAAAAAGAGCTGCAACAGTAACCAGCGACGTGCAGATTTGCTTAAAAAAGCACCCGATCGGGTGCTTTTTTGTGGAGTCCGTCAAACTTTTACCATCCTGCAGATTGCTTTTACCCTCCAGTGTCTGGTATTTAAGCTGCCAATTATTTTGATCCGTAAAATTAATCGCCGCGTGACCTGGATCGTGCTG
The sequence above is a segment of the Erwinia sp. SLM-02 genome. Coding sequences within it:
- the cysK gene encoding cysteine synthase A, giving the protein MSKIYEDNSLTIGHTPLVRLNRIGNGRILAKVESRNPSFSVKCRIGANMIWDAEKRGILKPGIELVEPTSGNTGIALAYVAAARGYKLTLTMPETMSVERRKLLKALGANLVLTEGAKGMKGAIAKAEEIVASNPDKFVLLQQFSNPANPEIHEKTTGPEIWEDTDGEVDVFIAGVGTGGTLTGVSRYIKNTKGKKELITVAVEPTDSPVIAQALAGDEIKPGPHKIQGIGAGFIPGNLDLNLVDRVVAISNEEAISTARRLMEDEGILAGISSGAAVAAALKLQEDEAFANKNIVVILPSSGERYLSTALFADLFTEKELQQ